Part of the Candidatus Cloacimonadota bacterium genome, AAGCGGGAGCCGTGTGGTTTCACCGGCGAATATTCCATGCGCCCGTTGTGTTCCTGCACCAGTTTTTGGCAGATGGGCAGGCCGAGGCCGGTGCCGTTGGGTTTGTTGTAGGTGAAGAAGGGCTTGAAGAGTTGGGTGGCCACGCTTTCGGGGATGCCGGGGCCGTTGTCGATCACGCTGATCTGCAGCCAGTTTGAGGCAAGGGAGGCGATGATACTGATCTCGCCCGTGTCATCCATGGCTTCCGAGCTGTTGCGCAGCAGGTTCGTGATCACGCGGCGGATGCGCTCTTCGTCGAAATAGACGGGATCGAAGCAGTTGTTGTCAATCTTGAGGGAGATGTTGCGTCCGCGCAGCGAAGCCCCGTAGGTTTCCTTCAGTTCCATCAGGAAATTGTTCATGTCCACCTTGCGATGAATGATCGTGTTGGGGGTGCCTTTCACGTAATCCAGCACCTCGCGCACCAATTCATCCACCAGTTTGGTTTGCTGCACAATGCTTTGGGTGAATTCCGAGGCATCCGGATAGAGGGATTCCAGCAGCTGGGCTGTGAGCGAGATCACAGTGAGGGGCGTTTTGATGTCGTGAATGATCTTGCTGGCGGTCATGCCGATGGCGGTGAGGCGGTTGCGCTGGATCATGTCACCCATGAGGTCGGAAAACTTGAGGTTGGTTTCGCGCAGCCTGGCGGAAAGGGCGCGGATCACGTTGAGCATCACGGCAGGCTGGGAAAAACTGAGCTGGCTGAACTTATCGTGAGGAATTTCCAGCAGTTCGGAGGGCTCAAGCGCTGTGGCTGTGGCTGTCCCGGAAGTTTCGCTCAGCAGGGCCAGTTCGCCGCAGAATTCCCCCGCGCCCACGATCAGGGCTGGCTCGGCTTCGCCTCTTGTGGCATTCTTCAGCGCCACTTCGAGGCGGCCTTTTTCGATCAGGTACAGGGCCTGTTCCCCGTCATAATCAAGGGCCAGGCTCTCTCCTTTCTTCAGTTTCAGCCGGTTCAGTTCCTGTGTGAAATTTTCCACCACGTCCTGGTCCAGTCCGTCAAACAAGCCTATGCGCTGATTCTGGTCCTTTTTAGCATTCATCGTTACTCCCCTGAAATTATTGATTGCATCCCTCTGTGCCATGTGGCTGTTTCGCGTCAATCATTTTTTCAGGCCGGCATATAGAGGAGGATATTGTTCATGTTTCCAGTTCCTTGAAGAGCTGCGAGGTCTGGCGCCGGTAAATGGCTCGTCCAGCCAAAGCGGCTCCCAGCAGAGTGGATAGCACTCCGGGGATGAGGCTGGCCAGGGCGTCTGCAAACCGAAGCTCGGTGTAGACTACGTCTTCGGTCATCAGGGTGGTGTTGCGCGCAAAGACGGTCGTATCAAGTCCGTGGAGGTTGAAATACCAGTTTCCGGCCACTCCCAGCAATATCCCGATCAGGGTGCCGATCACACCGATGATCAACGCTTCAAGTAAGAGACTTCGGTACAGGTGGTGCTTGGATTCCCCCACCGCCAGGCGCACACCGAATTCGCCGTAGCGGCGGATGCCATTCATCAGGCCGGAATTCCAGAGCACGATGCCGAGAATGAAGATGAAGACAAAGCTCATTACGCCAAAGACGCTGCCCATCATCGCCAGTAAAAAACCCAGATCGTTCTGTTCGCCCATGGTGAGCATCCGCGGTGAAGCCTGATCGTTTGCCTGGCTGAAACGCAGGTTGAAGCTGTCGCGGAGGGCCTCCACCCGGGCTGGTTCATAGTTGTCGTCCTTGAGGAAAGCGAGGATCTCGGAGGCTCCCCCGGGCATGTTCAGCATGGCGCGAACGTCTGCCAGATCGGCGATCACAGCCCCCCGGTCGAGCGCTTCCACGCCGAAGCGGACAGTTCCGCTCACCGTGAAGGCGGCCCGGGTCAGGACGCCGTTGACGTCCGTTCCGATCAGGGTAACAGGATCACCCAGCTTGAGCTGCAGCCTCTTGAGGGCCTTGTCGCTGACCAGGATCTCGTTGGGCCGGGAAGGTATCCGGCCCTCCACCAGGCCCTTTTCCAAGCCCATCCTCCGGCGTTCGGCAGCGGAGCCGATCAGGTCGCTGGCAAAGCCGGCGATCTCGCCCTGTTCGCGGGTCCCACCCCCAGCGCCGGGCACCTCCAAAAGTGCTGTGAAATGGATCCGCTGCGCCCAGTCCAACTGCGGATGGGCTTCGCTCCAGGCCCGCATCTGGTCCTCAACGTTCACGAAACCCAGATCGTAAGGTTTTTGGCCGATGAGGTCCGCGTAGGCGCGGGTGACCACCTTGAGGTGGCCGGTCTCGAAACCGGAGGTCTGGCGGATGAAGCTACCCATGTAGCCGCGCAGAAAGGCCTGAAAGAACACGATGATAAAGACGCCGGTGCTCACGATCAGCAGGGGAAAAAGGTAGCGGTGGCGGTCTCGGAACACACCCTTGAGCAGAAACTTAAGCATTACGTCCACCTTTCAGCGATTCCACCACGTTTAACGAAGCTATCCTGCGCACGGGCAGCCAACTCACAAAAGCGGTGAGAATGAACATCAGCACCAGCGTGAAGAGGATCAGGGGCAGGGGATAAACGAAAAGCAGAGGCCTGTCGAAGCCCACCATGCCAAAATTTGCGTCCCCCGGCAGGGAAAAACCTTTGACGGCAAAATACCAAAACAGCGGGAAGCCCATCACCAGGGTGACCACACACGCGAAAAGCATGTAAAGGGCGCCTTCCAGGGTGAACAGCCGGGTGATCTGGCCCTTGGTCATCCCCAGGGCTGAAAGCATCCCTATCTCTTTGCGGCGCTTGAATATCGCCAGGGCCTGGGTGTCGTAGATGGCCAGCATCGCCAGAAAGATCATCAGCACGAACAGGAAAGCCTGGCCCACGGCCTTCGTCA contains:
- a CDS encoding cyclic nucleotide-binding domain-containing protein; this encodes MNAKKDQNQRIGLFDGLDQDVVENFTQELNRLKLKKGESLALDYDGEQALYLIEKGRLEVALKNATRGEAEPALIVGAGEFCGELALLSETSGTATATALEPSELLEIPHDKFSQLSFSQPAVMLNVIRALSARLRETNLKFSDLMGDMIQRNRLTAIGMTASKIIHDIKTPLTVISLTAQLLESLYPDASEFTQSIVQQTKLVDELVREVLDYVKGTPNTIIHRKVDMNNFLMELKETYGASLRGRNISLKIDNNCFDPVYFDEERIRRVITNLLRNSSEAMDDTGEISIIASLASNWLQISVIDNGPGIPESVATQLFKPFFTYNKPNGTGLGLPICQKLVQEHNGRMEYSPVKPHGSRFDIRLPQNIPLEISH
- a CDS encoding ABC transporter permease, whose translation is MLKFLLKGVFRDRHRYLFPLLIVSTGVFIIVFFQAFLRGYMGSFIRQTSGFETGHLKVVTRAYADLIGQKPYDLGFVNVEDQMRAWSEAHPQLDWAQRIHFTALLEVPGAGGGTREQGEIAGFASDLIGSAAERRRMGLEKGLVEGRIPSRPNEILVSDKALKRLQLKLGDPVTLIGTDVNGVLTRAAFTVSGTVRFGVEALDRGAVIADLADVRAMLNMPGGASEILAFLKDDNYEPARVEALRDSFNLRFSQANDQASPRMLTMGEQNDLGFLLAMMGSVFGVMSFVFIFILGIVLWNSGLMNGIRRYGEFGVRLAVGESKHHLYRSLLLEALIIGVIGTLIGILLGVAGNWYFNLHGLDTTVFARNTTLMTEDVVYTELRFADALASLIPGVLSTLLGAALAGRAIYRRQTSQLFKELET